The window GCCTGGCCCAGGTCGCGGAACTTGGCTACGAGCTTGTCGTCGTTGTCCAGAGCAACAATGTCGTCTGAGCCGCCAATGCTAACCCCATTGATCAAAATGTTTGGCACCGTTCTACGgcccgtcttcttctggagATAGTCCTGGAGATGAGGGCCAAGCGGGTGCTCGTCAATCTCGACGACATAAGGCTCGGGGGTGATGGCGTATTTTTCGAGGAGGATACCCTTGGCACGCTTCGAATACGGGCAGTAGgttttggagaagatgatgactgAACGGGCGCACGCACAAGTTAGCAATCAGAGGCATTACACAAATACAGCGCATGGTGGCTGCTTACCAGGTGATTTCTTCAAGATGCTGTTCATCTCGACTTCGGCTTCGTGCTCTTCCTTTGTCTCCTCTCTCGTCGCCTCAGGCTTGACTCTCTCTCCAATGTCACCACTGCCGACTTTGACctggcccttcttctcctgtcCCTCGGCTGAGCTTCCCACTCCAATAATCTTGCTGGGCATATCGGGCTTGGGGCTCTTCTCGTTGGCCTTGTCCTTTGCCTCCTGCGCAACGGCCTGCAGCCGCTCCTGAAGCTCCTGCGCCGCCACCTTGTCGTCGTTGTCAatgtcgccgtcgccgtcctTGTCGGCGGGGATGTGGCCTGCCTTCTCTCCCGTCTTGGAATTGATTACTGCCTGCCCACGCGCCGTCCCTCGTTCCATGGCGTCCTTTGTTTTTTCGTAGAAGCCCTTGAGGCTGACGTCGGCTTCGGGCTCCATGCCGGAGCTGTAGAataagacgaagacgacggtGATAATCACCGCCACCATCAAGAGGCGCATTCGTCGTGGAGACGGCATCTTGTTGGAGATCTTGTAAGTGCTGATGTGTGAGCACGCGCGCCGGTGGTAGAAAAGAGAGGATTGCGCTGCGCGAGAGGGTGTGGAAGGATCGCAAGCTCCAGAGTATTTATAGCATTCAGGGAGATCTCGTCTGGTCGCAAGCGAGCTCGATATTGGGGGAGGGTAGCTCAACTAAGCTTCCTCGTATTGAGTAGGTACTAGTGAAggcgaaaagagaagaagaaggagatgtgGGAATTTGGACGGGTAAATTGACGCTCCAATGACCCCGagattttgtttttctttcttcctctgtcGGAAGCTGTTTCGTGACACAAACTTTGCTTTTAACAGTTGCAGAGCTTCAAGGAAAGGAGAACGCGTGACCTAAATCGATCTATTAAAACAGGACCCGACCCATTCAATACATTGGAGCGCagcgctgtgctgtgctgtgctatTGGGAGAGGCGCTAGGCCGTGCGATATTTTGAGTCGGCAACTGTCTCACGACTGCTGCGAGGAGGATTTCTAATAAGTTCGGAGCTAAGCATTGGTCGCGTTTCTGGCTCTGGGGGAAATGTTCCGGCACCGCATTAGGTAATGAAATACAGTATGAATAGCAACTGGGGCTCAGTTATCACACTCTGCCGCACATGCAATTCATTGTATTGCAAAACGAGGAGCTCAAATCTTCGTAATGAGGCAATGGGGTTAAAAATTTTCCTTATTCTTTGTAAAAATGGTGTTGCACGCCATGTCTGAAAATTTGCAAAATTTGATATGAATTCCAAATTGCAACCAATAAGTGAGAATAATTACACCAAATACCCAGCACGCTTTCCCATTACTGAGGCATCTCCACGCCTAGAAGGGAGTCGCGAGCTCGTCATACAATCTGTATAATTCCATATCATCTTCCAGAAACTGGTTTTCGGCAACATAGGCATTTGTGTGTGCTAAACCTTCTTCAAGTCGGCTGTCTGGCCAGCTGTTTGGATTCTGCACCTCTTCGTTCATCCGGGACCAACGGGGTAGGCGCAGGCTGGGAACTGGAATTCGAGCGTAGAGATAGCCGTGTCTGCGAAGGTAATGCGCTTCCTTTGGCATAGCTTGCACGCCGAATATTGAGCAGGCTAAGAGGTAAAAGAATACCAAGATTTGAGACAGcattttaaaaagatattctACAACAACACTTTCTCTATTTCAGGGAGGAACAGAAGTCTGGCAATGCAGGGAGAAAGAGATGTTGCAGTAACGTGTAAGATGAGATGCTCTCAAGATTCCCGAGTGATAGACTTGATTTATATCCATCAGCTATAATCACAAACCAGCCATCGCCGTGAATTTATGACGGAAACGACGATATCACAAGTGTCACgaggggggttttttttttttcttcctttttcctttctctgcGTTCAGAGTTTGATATTGGGTGCTTGTAGAATGTGAGACACGAGGCCATACCCAGCCCCTTTGAGTTATGCATGGAACGAGGCCTTCTGTCCGGAAAAAGCACCAGTGGTTAGTAGACAATGAGCAAAACTTTTATTGCATTCATggcttttgccttttcaaCATGACACACGAATCAAGCTCTTTTCTGCCATGTCTCTACGACCCCCCAAACTAATAATAGCGAGTGGCAATGAACCATTTTCTTCGAGTTTCTAGAGTAGACTGCTGAGTCATGCCTTCCACCAATTGGATGTCGCCAAGATTCAGAAGCCAGATTTCGCCTCTGGGCAGTGACGGTTTTGCTCGCTCTTACAAGAGCCTTTTAGGTCCACCTAACCCATCTTCTTAAGTGTCCTTTTCCAAGCGTTGACTCATTTATAGATCACTTGTTCAGTCGTTTTATGAACAGAATTATAGACCTTTTGCacccctttcttcttcttcaaaagcaTACTTTTTTGCTTACTCTTTCAGGCGTCTGGCGTTGCTACAGTCGCAGTACTTCGAGTATACAGGGACAGGCTGCCATTGCAACTCAGCAGCCCACCACGCTACGTAGAGCACAAAGTGGAAAGGCTTTCTAGCAAGCAACCGTCTCACAGCTAGACTGCATTACATATTCGTTTTTTCTTAAATGTTGCCGAATATGCCTTCTATTCGGTCCAAACGCAAGTCATTACCAATCATCTTTGCATTGGTTCTGGGTATCTTGCTTCTCATAGCGGCGCCAGttgcggcatcatcatctcagcCTTCGCCCCAAGCAGGGTCAGCAAATTCGGATCTAATCTGTCACACAGCCAACCCCGAGGAATGTTATCCTCGGGTCTTTCAACCAACAGATGAGTTCCAAACAGTTCACGGTGACCAAGAATTGCCGAGTGGACTCCATGTTCGCTTGAATATCTGGACAGGAGTCAAGGAGGCCAAGATCAACGTACCTGATGAAACGAATCCTGATCTGGATGGCCTGCCCGTTGATCAGGCAGTGGTACTTGTCGACCAGGAGCAGCCAGAAACAGTACAAGTGCCCAAAGGAGCGCCAAAATACGATGCTATTGGCAAAGTCAAGGAGCcagctcaaggagaagaagcacagGTGGAGGCTATTGCCTTTGCAGAGACGTTTAAAATGCTCAAAAGTGGCATTATTCCGAGTGATGAAGAATTTGACCATGGTCTCGAAGGGCTAGAAGAACTATCGCACGACATCTACTACGGTCTCAAGATTACGGAAGATGCAGACGTGGTAAGGGCACTGTTTTGCTTGATGGGATCTCGTGATGGCGAAACCCCCAAAGGAGTCACTCCGCGAAGCCAACAAGCGGCTGCTATTCTCGCTGGTGCCCTCTCCAACAATCCTTCGGCTCTGAAAGAAGTGGCCAAGATCTGGCAACCGCTCATGGAACAATCGTGCCCTCACGATGGCACCCGCGCCCACGATCTCTTCTACTATCCCATAGCCTCGGTCGGCGATTCCCCCGGAAAAGTCAAGGCCGTAGTCTCAGCCATCAACGGCCTCATCAAAGACGAGAACATCAGGAAGGATTTCCTTGCAAACAACGGTATGAAGCAACTCCTTGGCGTCCTTGTCCCAGAAGGCGAGGAGTGGGCCGGAGCACAGAGAAAGGTCGGGCAGCTGGTGCTGGATACTTTTTTGGACGAGGATATGGGTGCTCAGCTTGGCCAGTGGCCTAAGGGCCAGGCGTCGAGTAATGCAGTGTGTGAGACGGCAAAGACAGCCCTGGACGACGGCTGCTGGGATTATAACGTCGAGAGAATGGTCAAATTGAAGAGGGGACCATGGAGCAAGGAGCTGCGGGcgaggctggcggcagcgCGTAAATCCACGGGCAAGGTGCCAAACCATGGCGAACTATAGATTTCCACATTGAGTGCTGTAGCGTATATATGTATTAGCTGTAAATAGAGATACCCTTGAATTTCAACCAGATGTGCAACAGTGGCAGTCACTTCAGCCTTCACAAAGAATCACGTCAAGAAAGACAACAATTCCTCCATGCAGAAAGGCCCCGTCACGTTATTTGTTCTTATATGGCTTTTGCTGCGACCTCTAGCCTTTTGCCCCTCCAAGCCTGAACTTCACCACTGGAAACCCACCTAAAAATCACTAGGCTCACCAGCCTACATAAAAAATCTAATTCTCTGGCCAACCGCCGCAATTATCTTGCAACTCAcaagagaaagcaagaagaaggaaaattcAAAaagatgtcttcttcttctccatcttcacccCACCAGATCCGGCCTCACCCCACCAAGGGTCGTGGCCTCTACGCAACTAAGTCCTTCTCCCCTGGCGATGTCATCTTTCCCTTCACTCCTCTTATTCTCCTCCCCACGGTCTCGTACCTCAATATCGTCTGCTCATTCTGCCTCCGTCCGGGAAATCCCCGTGCCTGTTCCCGCTGCCACGCGGCCTCATACTGTGACGCGACGTGCCAAGCAGCGGCCTGGAAAGCAGTTCATTCGCGAGAGTGTAAGGTGTTACGGCAGGGCATTAAGGGTGAGGATCGGAGGAGACGATTACCGACGCCGACGAGAGCGCTGATCCAGGCTGTTCTGCGTAAAGAGATTGCAGATGGATTGGAAGATCTAGAGGGTCATGTGTTGGAAAAGAAGGCGGCggaagatgatgaatggAAGGATATCGaaatcatggccatggcagctTGTGCATTTTCTGGCAAAGGTACGGCAGAAGAGGATATTCGGAAAGCAGCTGAGATGCTGTGCAAGGTAAGAGATAAACAGTAATTgcaaatgaagaagaaggaaagagagagacctGCTGACGCtgtaaattaattttgcCAGATTCAAAACAATTCCTTTCAGAGATTTGACTCCGACTTGGGCGTCATAGGTTTGTTTCTCGAACCCACGCTGGCCATGGCGAACCACTCCTGCATTCCCAATGCTGCAGTCCAGTTTATTGGACGAAACGCTCTTCTCATTGCTGAGAATCCCATTCGCGCTGGAGATGAGATTGAATTAGCCTATACCTGTAAGGAAGATGCTCGACCTATGCTAatcccctttctttctttaatatgAGCTAACTATTGTGTGAATCTGCGTCACGTAGTTTACACCGATCCTTTGCCCAAACGAAGAGAAGCATTGGCTCACTACAAGTTTGTTTGCCAATGCCTTCGTTGCCGAGACGATCTCAATGTCTATCAAGTCGCAGCCATCTCCCCTACTGTCAATCTCAACAGCCAGAGCCTCGTACCAGATGTCTCCAAATTCCGCCAACATCCTGCAACCAGCAACTCCAGCAAACAGTCCATAATCAATCTATATGGCGAGTCAGCTGACTCCATAGTAAGTAATTTAGCAGAAATCGAGTCGCCGTCAGAGCGGCGCAAATTACTCAAGAGCGAGTATAAAAAGCGAAAAGCTCTAGTCGAAGAAGAGCTCTGGGCCGTCACGCCACTACCAGACATCCTGTTTAGGATATCCATGCTATACGGCGAGGAAGGAAACTTTACTCTTGCTCTGCCAGTAGCATGCCTGATCGCAACGGCCTGCGATCCGTACCAATATACCTCGCCTTTCCATCCCATCCGACTATCTGGCTTGTTCACAATAGCGAACTTCATTACTCATACCGCTGCGACAACGGCTTTCCAAGAAAGCTCAAATACACCAGTCTCCAAAAAGTCGACGCTGGAGCAGAAAATCGAGCAAAGCTTACGAGAAATCGATCAAGTCTCGCTATGCCAAATGTTGCTCATCATGATTCTCAAATATTCACCAGACAAGTATGGCGCTAAGATGGATATTGCTGTCAAAGCGCAGGCGCTTTTAGATGATATTGAGAAATTGGCGGGTAGAGAGCAGGAGACATCTCTCATTGATGAATGGCGGCGAAATCCCAACGACGAAAAATCTCAGGCTTTCTTCGAGTTTGCTGTTGTGAAGCAAGTGAATGCCTTGGCTTGCCTTGGGAAAGAGATCCTGGAGCGAGACTTTGGGAATACCTCTGTTTAAATCGAGTTTTAACCTGACCTTGCCCAAAATTTCAATCCAAAAGGTCGAGGGGCTATGATGTGATATTTACACAAGCGTCTCTCCCACATGATAGGGGGAAAAGGGTTAATAGATAATCCACAGCAATAtactcattttttttttttttttttttttttttcaggttTTGGAGCCCCATCTCCCACGCCTTACAGTGCTCTTGTTTGCTGTGGCTGTAGTCCGCCGCTGAACAGGAGTTTCTACCAAAGCCATAGTCCCAGGCGACGATTGCTGCTGTTCACCATTGCTGATATAGCCAGCATTGGCAAGGGTAGGGTAATCTGAAGAGAGTGCCACTCGCTTAGAAGGTGTCGAGTTCATCATATGGCTGTCATCTCTACTTATTGCTGATCGTTTCTGGCGCGTGGCCGTTCCATAGTGGGATTGGTTGCCCTGCTCAGTTACGGAGCCGTATTCCCCAACAGACGGTCGAACATCTTTTCTGCTAGGGTTGGGCGTACCGTTGGCCATTCGAGTTTCTAACCGCTGTATTCGAGTCCTAAAGAGATCGAATTCCATCTGCAAGGACTCTACTTGGCTTGCGCGGTTTCCAATCTTGGATATGTTGCTGGCGAGAATGTCCAgttgatgagatgagattgaGGGATCTTCGCCCACCGACAAGTGACGACGGTCATTATCTTGCGCAAGCTCAGATCGCAGCTGTGTAATCTCTCGCCTTAGAGATGCCACCTCAGACGCATACAGCTTAGACGTAGCTATACCTTCCTGTGCTACCTGTTTCGCCTCGTCGGCTTCCTGCTTGAGGCGTGCATTTGCCTTTTTCACCTCTGTAATCTCCTTTTTCGCGGCCGTCAGCTCGCTTCGGAGGCCAGTGATGTCTGACTTGGATTTTTGCATTATTTGCCGAAGCTCTGCGACCACTTTGTCTGTAgtctgaagctgctggtccAAACGAGCAACAACGCCGTCGTCGTTCTGGCCATTCCGCTTGGCGTCGCTCATCTGTGTCTTGAGAGACTTAATGTCCGCTTGctgcccttctccatctctacGAACGCTCGCGATGGATTCGCTGAGTTGCCGCATCTGTTTTTCGAGGCGCGCAACAGTGCTATCGAAATTGGACATGACCTGAAATCCAGCAACGCCAATTCGTTGGATCTCATCTTGCTGAACTTCCAGATCGGCCTGGATCTGCATAATGTCGAACCTATCCCGACTTGGAGTCGTTTCATTCTGAGGGGCTGCCCTGCCACTCACGATCGAGGGCTTCGCTTGAGTTGCGGCCGCCGACTGGTCTCTGAGCTGGAGGGTGCGCTGTATCTTGGGCTCAGCCTTACGCCTAAGGTCTTTGGCTATTTTGAGACCTATGGAAGTGATACGATATATGATTTGCCCACTGCCTTCCTTTTAGCATCATGTTGAATAAAATGGCCAAAAGACGCTCACTTGGCAAATATATGATTTGGGGGGCTTGTTATGCACTTCTGTCCAATGTTTGTATGACATGTTGAACATTCAGCATCTCGGAGCTCACTATGTGAGGACACTCTTCATTAGCAATTGTAGTCTAGAAAGCGATGATGTGTGGTTATTTTATGTGGCGTCATGAATAATGCTCATACCAGCCCTCAACCAAAGTGCCTGCATCGCCAATCCGCACAGCGCCCGTTGCCGAGATCTTGTCTGCATCGCCCTTCTCCTCGGCGTGTGCCACTGGTGTTATGTATTTTTTGCCTATCTGTGTCCATAAATTGACGAGATTGCCCAGTTTGGAATCGCATTTGGCACATCTAACGGCGACTAGGTCCATAGTCATCTGGCCTTGTGAGATCTCGGATGAGATGAAAACTGTTGAAAAGGAGCTCTAAAGGAGACGGCAAGGTTTTACGAGATGTGGTGCATTGGTTCTGCGTCTATTTACACAGAGTCTGTagaaaagtaaagtaaagcGATACGAAGTTTGGAAATGGATCCGTTGACATAATAATGATATTGTCGCGTCTCACTTGCAAATGAGACTCGCTGATACGTCGCGGTAAAGAGCCGCGAGGCTACAGTGAGATGTTGATGTTTAGCGCTATTGGTGGCTTGTGATTGGCCCAAAGCAGAGTCCTGTCCACTAGTAAGTTGAGATAAGATAAGGAAGGCTGTGGACATTTGAAACCCTGCCAAAAGTTCGCCGCTAAGGCTATGCAGACTTCAAAAAGCATCATCATTGCTTTCTTGCTACTGCTTTCTCATTGTTTGATGCTGAGCGGCTCCGGTATCTCTTGCGCCTTGGATAGCAAATTAACGAATGAAATAAAGCTACCAGCATATTCTTCTGGGCTTTGATATCTTTAAACCTCGCCATCATAGCGTGAGCTGAGGAGGGATTCTTGACCATTATCTCGTCTTCCTGTACTCTCATACTTCCAGCACACACGAcgtttcttcttatttctcCACCTTCTCCTctatttattcttcttcttcttcttcttcttcttcctattTATTGTTAGAAGCACTCTGTTCAGATTACTCTCTAGCTCTTCTTGGATACATCCCCAATTAAAGAAATCGATCATCGGCCTCAGAGAATCAGGCCTCCAACATGGCTGACGCCGTAAATGACGACGCTGCAGCCGAAACGGCTTCTCTGAACCAGAgtgaaagcagcagccttaaGAGATCGAGCCCCCACGATATAGAGGAGCAGACAGATGACAAGGACGAGTGGCAAACCGTCACAAgaccgaagaagaaggcgaagaaagTGCCTCGCCCTGGCAAGGGGGATACCCAGCTCTGACATTCTCCCCCAAGGCTCGTCTACAATCCATGCTTAATCTTAGCAGCCTACGCGATCTCGTCACCTACATTTTCGCGGATGGCGCAGGCCCCCAATGGATTGGTGTCACGCATCGGCCGCAGTTCAGGAAGATTGTGACTATCATGATACCCGGCTTGGAGGAGGCGCTCTTCAAGGAGGGCGTTAACTATGCGACATTCAACAGCCTCAGGGACGTGTATGTGGATGCtactggagatggagatgcgaaCGCCTATGTTGCCACGTCTCCTGATGATTATTATCCCCGAAAGCTCGACAAGGATACGCTGCCGGAGCCTCTGAAGCCATTTGCGGACATGTTCCCCCATCTCTGGCCTGTCAAGACACCTGGCGATGACAAGCATGGAAAGATGCACTCTCCAATGGCCGCTTTCCTCACGGCACCAGCCCCAAAGGAGAAGACATCACAGAAAGGGGGTGTGAAGCCTGCTAAAGAGCCAAATGGATGGAAGAATGAGCGGACACGCATCACAGAGTTTCTGGCCACCACTGAAGAATTGGCAGATAACGGCTTCGTAATCCacccagctcttcttccagaagGAGAGCAACGAAACAATTTTGTTGCCCCAGAGGGATGGGTTGTCACAAAGGTAGATAAACTTGAGGACGGCGATGTCCCCGAGGCAGAAATCGAACAAGGCAGTATTACGGCCGGCAGAGATATCCTGGCCCTGGATTGTGAGATGTGCATGACGGGCGAGAGCGAGTTTTCTTTGACCCGTATCAGTCTTGTCAACTGGGACGGCGACGTTGTGCTAGATGAGCTTGTCAAACCCGACAAGCCAATTATCGACTACGTTACGCGGTTTTCCGGCATCACAGAAGAAATGCTGGCCCCCGTTACAACTACTCTTTGTGACATACAGCAGAAGTTGCTTGAAATTTTGCATCCCCGCACTATTCTCCTGGGTCACTCATTAGAGTCGGACACAAAAGCCATCCGAATTGCCCATCCTTTCATTGTCGATACTTCCATCATATACCCCCACCCGCGCGGCTCTCCACTGAAGTCTTCGCTCAAGTGGCTCGCCCAGAAATACCTCTCTCGAGAAATTCAAAAGGGCGGTGTCCTGGGCCATAACAGCATTGAAGACGCCAAGACGTGCCTTGATCTTGCCAAGCAGAAATGTGAAAAGGGCAAGCTATGGGGCGCATCGGATGCCCAGGGGGAAAATCTCTTCCGCAGGCTGGCGCGTGCTGGCACAGCTTATAAAGCTCAGGGAGGCGATGCTGCCATCGGCGGCATCGAAGTTGGCAAGACGAGCGCCGCTGTTGATTGGGGTGACCCAAGCAAAGGTCTCGGGGCAGGAGCCACGTATCAGCTCGGTTGCAAGTCCGACGAAGAAGTAACGACAAATATCATCCGAGCAGTCCtcggcgatgaagatggagcgGTGATTAGGGGTGGCGGAGTAGACTTTGTTTGGGGCCGGATGCGAGAGCTAGAAGCTCTGCAAGGATGGTGGAACAAGAATCGCGTCGAGAACTCCAACAGCGATGGGGGTCCCCCTGGAACAAACGTGGACGCCGAAATGGACACCGAAGCTGAAGCCATCGGCACTGCGGCCGGATCTGGCGCATCCTCTCCTTTGGAGCATGCTCTGACCCAGCTTACGGAACGCCTTGTTCGCATCCACGCTGCCCTTCCGCCATGCACCGGCTTCATCATCTACAGCGGCTCCGGCGACCCGCGGAAGATGGCCCAGCTTCAGCAGATGCATGCCAAATGGCGCAAAGAGTACAACACGCCTGGCAAGAAATGGGATGAGCTGAGCGTTAAGTGGACTGATGTAGAAGAACAAGCATTGAAGCGGGCTGTTCGCAAGGCTAGATCGGGACTTGGTTTCGTGAGCGTTAAATAAGGGGGAGGGTGGCATATATTAAGTGCTACTACCACAAAGGCATTTTCGAATGGATAGCGTATCCGCTTTGTGTAGAATGGATAAAATTGAAAGTTGCATGATTTTAGACTACTATAACGGCGCTTCCTGTCCTTTTGTATACCTAGATGGGTACTTTAATGAGACCAACGGATGCTGC is drawn from Trichoderma asperellum chromosome 4, complete sequence and contains these coding sequences:
- a CDS encoding uncharacterized protein (EggNog:ENOG41~SECRETED:SignalP(1-27)) — encoded protein: MPSPRRMRLLMVAVIITVVFVLFYSSGMEPEADVSLKGFYEKTKDAMERGTARGQAVINSKTGEKAGHIPADKDGDGDIDNDDKVAAQELQERLQAVAQEAKDKANEKSPKPDMPSKIIGVGSSAEGQEKKGQVKVGSGDIGERVKPEATREETKEEHEAEVEMNSILKKSPVIIFSKTYCPYSKRAKGILLEKYAITPEPYVVEIDEHPLGPHLQDYLQKKTGRRTVPNILINGVSIGGSDDIVALDNDDKLVAKFRDLGQARVEISERFTTGAHQ
- a CDS encoding uncharacterized protein (SECRETED:SignalP(1-21)) codes for the protein MLSQILVFFYLLACSIFGVQAMPKEAHYLRRHGYLYARIPVPSLRLPRWSRMNEEVQNPNSWPDSRLEEGLAHTNAYVAENQFLEDDMELYRLYDELATPF
- a CDS encoding uncharacterized protein (SECRETED:SignalP(1-35)), producing the protein MLPNMPSIRSKRKSLPIIFALVLGILLLIAAPVAASSSQPSPQAGSANSDLICHTANPEECYPRVFQPTDEFQTVHGDQELPSGLHVRLNIWTGVKEAKINVPDETNPDLDGLPVDQAVVLVDQEQPETVQVPKGAPKYDAIGKVKEPAQGEEAQVEAIAFAETFKMLKSGIIPSDEEFDHGLEGLEELSHDIYYGLKITEDADVVRALFCLMGSRDGETPKGVTPRSQQAAAILAGALSNNPSALKEVAKIWQPLMEQSCPHDGTRAHDLFYYPIASVGDSPGKVKAVVSAINGLIKDENIRKDFLANNGMKQLLGVLVPEGEEWAGAQRKVGQLVLDTFLDEDMGAQLGQWPKGQASSNAVCETAKTALDDGCWDYNVERMVKLKRGPWSKELRARLAAARKSTGKVPNHGEL
- a CDS encoding uncharacterized protein (EggNog:ENOG41) yields the protein MTMDLVAVRCAKCDSKLGNLVNLWTQIGKKYITPVAHAEEKGDADKISATGAVRIGDAGTLVEGCELRDAECSTCHTNIGQKCITSPPNHIFANGQIIYRITSIGLKIAKDLRRKAEPKIQRTLQLRDQSAAATQAKPSIVSGRAAPQNETTPSRDRFDIMQIQADLEVQQDEIQRIGVAGFQVMSNFDSTVARLEKQMRQLSESIASVRRDGEGQQADIKSLKTQMSDAKRNGQNDDGVVARLDQQLQTTDKVVAELRQIMQKSKSDITGLRSELTAAKKEITEVKKANARLKQEADEAKQVAQEGIATSKLYASEVASLRREITQLRSELAQDNDRRHLSVGEDPSISSHQLDILASNISKIGNRASQVESLQMEFDLFRTRIQRLETRMANGTPNPSRKDVRPSVGEYGSVTEQGNQSHYGTATRQKRSAISRDDSHMMNSTPSKRVALSSDYPTLANAGYISNGEQQQSSPGTMALVETPVQRRTTATANKSTVRRGRWGSKT